In the Populus trichocarpa isolate Nisqually-1 chromosome 1, P.trichocarpa_v4.1, whole genome shotgun sequence genome, one interval contains:
- the LOC112328427 gene encoding uncharacterized protein LOC112328427: MEDEERAHRDAHFQEELESLKTSVARLTSLLEQTLRNTSGEGPSNRPVTFNQILIIAQPEERMSEHGQEPPHNPTFVQSATPAPAPVVMDAFANESRKAKSSDSIDQDKMEALEARLRVIEGVDLYDPVRAAEMCLVPNVVVPKKFRVPEFIKYSGTQCPMTHLKSYCNKMTEVVHDEKLLMHFFQDSLSGTTLSWYMRLDNTKIRRWKDLVDAFIKQYKYNMDIAPDRTSLSNLEKRDKESIREYAQRWRESAAQVHPPLLDKEMVTLFANTLKAPYYKHVMGSSAQQFTDVVVVCERIEQGVKSGRISAPIEKRGFERKEVNHVGDDYRGRKTSSQSYHTPSQVADIKKPEPQNFQAKSQIGNYQRVQEQLPPLPLPLDEMYQKLLSIGQVAPEPLTPVQPPYPSWYKPELTCEYHAGIAGHSIHTCNAFKRKLLQLIKAGWIELEDTSNVNTNPLPNHA, from the coding sequence atggaagatgaagagcgcGCTCACCGTGACGcccattttcaagaagagttggagtctcTGAAGACGAGTGTGGCTCGCctcactagcttactcgagcaaacactAAGAAATACCTCTGGTGAAGGTCCTTCTAACCGACCGGTCACCTTTAATCAGATTCTAATAATAGCTCAGCCCGAAGAAAGAATGAGTGAACATGGTCAAGAGCCTCCACACAATCCAACATTTGTGCAGTCAGCAACACCTGCACCAGCCCCTGTAGTCATGGATGCATTTGCTAACGAGTCCCGCAAGGCTAAGTCATCTGATAGCATTGATCAAGATAAGATGGAGGCGCTGGAAGCTAGACTCAGAGTAATTGAAGGGGTAGACTTATATGATCCGGTAAGGGCAGCGGAGATGTGTCTGGTCCCAAATGTGGTTGTCCCGAAGAAGTTTCGTGTTCCTGAGTTCATCAAATATAGTGGAACACAATGCCCCATGACTCATCTTAAGTCCTATTGCAATAAAATGACAGAAGTAgtacatgatgaaaaactactGATGCACTTTTTTCAAGATAGCTTAAGTGGGACAACattgagctggtacatgagattgGACAACACAAAGATCCGGAGATGGAAAGACCTGGTGGATGCTTTTATCAAGCAGTACAAATACAACATGGACATTGCTCCTGACAGAACCAGCTTGTCCAATCTAGAGAAAAGGGACAAAGAAAGCATAAGGGAATATGCTCAAAGATGGCGAGAATCAGCTGCTCAAGTCCATCCTCCACTTTTGGACAAAGAGATGGTCACTTTATTTGCCAACACACTCAAAGCACCATATTATAAGCATGTGATGGGTAGTTCGGCCCAGCAATTCACTGACGTTGTGGTAGTGTGTGAACGTATAGAGCAAGGCGTCAAGAGTGGTAGAATTTCTGCACCCATCGAGAAAAGAGGCTTCGAAAGGAAAGAGGTCAACCATGTTGGAGACGACTATAGGGGTAGGAAAACCTCATCCCAAAGCTACCATACTCCATCCCAGGTTGCCGACATCAAAAAACCTGAGCCCCAAAACTTTCAAGCCAAAAGCCAAATTGGAAATTACCAAAGGGTCCAAGAACAACTACCTCCATTACCGCTGCCCCTGGATGAAATGTACCAGAAGTTATTAAGCATCGGGCAAGTAGCTCCCGAACCTCTGACGCCGGTGCAACCACCTTACCCTAGTTGGTACAAACCAGAGCTCACTTGCGAATACCATGCTGGTATTGCTGGACATAGTATCCATACTTGCAACGCCTTCAAGAGAAAACTTTTGCAATTAATCAAGGCAGGGTGGATAGAATTGGAAGACACTTCTAATGTGAACACGAACCCTCTACCTAATCATGCTTGA